The following coding sequences are from one Paenarthrobacter ureafaciens window:
- the mmsA gene encoding multiple monosaccharide ABC transporter ATP-binding protein, translating to MTTLDTQGDPILLEMRSITKEFPGVKALSNVSLRVKAGEIHAICGENGAGKSTLMKVLSGVYPYGSYTGDIVYQAEVQQFKDIRASEAAGIVIIHQELALIPELSIMENIFLGNEPTKWGVIDWAEARRRSVELLARVGLREDPDTPIKEIGVGKQQLVEIAKALNKSVKLLILDEPTAALNESDSQHLLDLILGLKGRGITSIIISHKLNEIEQIADEITIIRDGKSIETLNVKRDGVDEDRIIKGMVGRTLESRFPDHEPKIGEVFFEVKNWTVGHPIIQDRLICKGSNFFVRRGEIVGFAGLMGAGRTELARSLFGHSYGKFISGEVYKDGKRVNLRTVKAAIDAGLGYVTEDRKSLGLNLLDDIKTTTVAAALDKISKYSVVDTRKEFQVAEEYRKSLRTKTPSVEEGVAKLSGGNQQKVVLAKWMFTDPDLLILDEPTRGIDVGAKYEIYGIIQRLADQGKGVIVISSELPELLGLSDRIYTIFEGAITGVLNKDEASQESLMKLMTSNRKTAA from the coding sequence ATGACAACCCTCGACACGCAAGGTGATCCCATCCTTTTGGAGATGCGCTCGATCACGAAGGAATTCCCCGGCGTGAAGGCCTTGTCGAACGTGAGCCTGCGGGTGAAAGCCGGTGAGATCCACGCAATCTGTGGAGAAAACGGTGCAGGCAAGTCGACCCTCATGAAGGTCCTGTCAGGTGTTTACCCCTACGGCAGCTACACCGGGGACATTGTTTACCAAGCCGAAGTCCAGCAGTTCAAGGACATCCGGGCAAGCGAAGCCGCCGGCATCGTGATCATCCACCAAGAGCTGGCACTGATCCCGGAACTCTCCATCATGGAGAACATCTTCCTCGGCAACGAGCCCACCAAGTGGGGCGTCATCGACTGGGCCGAGGCCCGGCGTCGTTCCGTAGAACTCCTGGCCCGCGTAGGCCTGCGCGAAGACCCGGATACCCCCATCAAGGAAATCGGCGTCGGCAAGCAGCAGCTGGTGGAAATCGCCAAGGCACTGAACAAGTCCGTGAAGCTCCTGATCCTCGATGAGCCCACGGCCGCGCTGAACGAATCCGATTCGCAGCACCTGCTGGACCTGATCCTCGGCCTCAAGGGCCGCGGCATCACGTCCATCATCATTTCCCACAAGCTCAACGAGATCGAGCAGATCGCCGACGAGATCACGATCATCCGCGACGGCAAGTCCATCGAGACCCTCAACGTCAAGCGCGACGGCGTGGATGAAGACCGGATCATCAAGGGCATGGTGGGACGCACCCTGGAATCCCGCTTCCCGGACCACGAACCGAAGATCGGCGAGGTCTTCTTCGAGGTCAAGAACTGGACGGTTGGCCACCCGATCATCCAGGACAGGCTCATCTGCAAGGGTTCCAACTTCTTTGTACGCCGCGGCGAGATCGTCGGCTTCGCCGGTCTGATGGGCGCAGGACGCACCGAGCTTGCACGGTCGCTCTTCGGCCACTCCTACGGAAAGTTCATCTCCGGCGAGGTCTACAAGGACGGCAAGCGGGTCAACCTCCGCACGGTCAAGGCAGCGATCGACGCCGGCCTCGGCTACGTGACCGAAGACCGCAAGTCCCTGGGCCTGAACCTGCTCGATGACATCAAGACCACCACCGTCGCTGCGGCACTGGACAAGATCAGCAAGTACTCAGTGGTGGACACCCGCAAGGAATTCCAGGTCGCAGAGGAATACCGGAAGTCCCTTCGGACCAAGACTCCCTCCGTGGAAGAGGGCGTGGCAAAGCTCTCCGGCGGAAACCAGCAGAAAGTAGTGCTGGCCAAATGGATGTTCACCGATCCCGATCTGCTGATCCTTGACGAACCGACCCGAGGCATCGACGTCGGCGCCAAGTACGAGATCTACGGCATCATCCAGCGCCTGGCAGATCAGGGCAAGGGAGTAATCGTCATTTCCTCGGAGCTCCCCGAGCTCCTGGGCCTCTCCGACCGGATCTACACCATCTTTGAAGGCGCCATCACAGGTGTCCTTAATAAGGACGAAGCCAGCCAGGAAAGCCTGATGAAGCTCATGACGTCCAACCGCAAGACCGCAGCCTGA
- a CDS encoding ROK family transcriptional regulator, whose protein sequence is MPATQRSTKSHPRKPGSQSALRHLNQQRIIECLLSGPSTQAELSRQTGLSTATVSNIVKIMQDAGLVSTEPTTSSGRRATNVRLNSNGAVAVGIDFGRRHLRVVLASLGYHVIAEEYIELPLGHKAEEGIAAAVRLLGRLLEENSIDPSAVVGAGAGIPGPIDRRSGTVAQGAILPEWVGIDILHRLEEALQCPVFVDNDANLGALSEVTWGPHSGVSNLMFLKIGSGIGAGLILNGAPYYGNVGITGEIGHATIHEHGLVCRCGNRGCLETIASTTTMIELLSRGQDALLTPQDIVRNCLAGDSATQRVVDDAGLAVGRALGNVSNLINPEVIVVGGPLAGLGDLLLDPIRRGLVRHAVPVVGETTHLAMSSLGARAEALGAAALVFQHAGITG, encoded by the coding sequence ATGCCCGCTACGCAGCGCTCAACGAAGAGCCATCCGAGAAAACCCGGCTCACAGTCCGCACTTCGCCACCTCAACCAGCAGCGGATCATCGAGTGCCTACTGAGCGGGCCATCCACCCAGGCCGAGCTTTCCCGGCAGACCGGCCTGTCAACGGCCACCGTTTCCAACATCGTGAAAATCATGCAGGATGCGGGCCTCGTCTCCACGGAGCCGACCACCAGTTCAGGCCGCCGCGCCACGAACGTGAGGCTCAACAGCAACGGGGCTGTCGCCGTCGGAATCGACTTCGGCAGGCGCCACTTGCGGGTAGTGCTGGCCTCCCTCGGCTACCACGTGATCGCCGAGGAGTACATCGAGCTGCCGCTCGGCCACAAAGCAGAAGAAGGCATCGCCGCAGCTGTCCGACTCCTGGGGAGGCTCCTAGAGGAAAACAGCATCGACCCCAGCGCGGTAGTCGGGGCCGGAGCCGGCATCCCTGGGCCCATCGACCGCCGCAGCGGCACCGTAGCGCAAGGGGCAATCCTCCCCGAATGGGTGGGCATCGACATCCTCCACAGACTCGAAGAAGCGCTCCAATGCCCCGTCTTCGTTGACAACGACGCCAATCTGGGCGCCCTGTCCGAGGTCACCTGGGGACCGCACAGCGGTGTGTCCAACCTGATGTTCCTCAAGATCGGTTCGGGCATCGGTGCCGGCTTGATCCTGAACGGCGCGCCCTATTACGGCAACGTCGGAATCACCGGAGAAATCGGCCACGCCACCATCCACGAACACGGCCTTGTCTGCCGCTGCGGGAACCGCGGATGCCTCGAAACCATAGCGTCCACCACCACCATGATCGAGCTGCTGAGCCGGGGGCAGGACGCCCTCCTGACACCCCAGGACATAGTGCGCAACTGCCTCGCAGGGGACTCCGCCACCCAGCGCGTGGTGGACGATGCCGGGCTTGCCGTGGGACGCGCCTTGGGCAACGTTTCCAACCTGATCAACCCTGAAGTCATCGTGGTGGGCGGCCCCCTCGCCGGCCTCGGGGACCTGTTGCTGGACCCCATCCGAAGGGGCCTTGTACGCCACGCGGTGCCCGTCGTCGGGGAGACGACGCATCTCGCCATGTCCTCGCTCGGCGCGCGCGCAGAGGCCTTGGGCGCAGCCGCATTGGTGTTCCAACACGCCGGCATTACCGGCTAG
- a CDS encoding nitrilase-related carbon-nitrogen hydrolase, with amino-acid sequence MLLSVLQANASVLDVDANLRTIDDAAQRASKAGAALLLTPELFPVGYAPLRIHAGMDSATLPGIRERLARIARTHGIGLVYSLPASAKEAHDDGAEPASAEGRWHISATLLDASGKEILTYNKVHLFGEEEHKAFVGSQEPPAVVDFNGIRTSMLICYDVEFPEAVRAAAGRGAELLLVPTALSAGFDNVPQVLIRARALESQLHVAYANHSGHEDIYNFLGGSVVAGPDGSLLAAAGEGAALLFAEVGTEAVKAARAEVPYLKERRPDLYATWEASPRRGFAGAP; translated from the coding sequence ATGCTGCTCTCAGTCCTGCAGGCCAACGCCTCCGTCCTGGACGTGGACGCAAACCTTCGGACTATTGACGACGCCGCACAGCGGGCATCGAAGGCAGGGGCTGCGTTATTGCTGACGCCCGAGCTCTTCCCGGTGGGCTATGCACCGCTCCGGATCCACGCCGGGATGGATTCGGCGACGTTGCCCGGGATCCGCGAGCGGCTTGCCCGGATCGCTAGGACTCATGGCATCGGCCTGGTGTATAGCCTCCCGGCATCGGCCAAAGAAGCGCACGACGACGGCGCCGAGCCAGCATCCGCGGAGGGGCGCTGGCATATCTCGGCTACTTTGTTGGACGCCTCCGGGAAAGAAATCCTGACGTACAACAAGGTCCACCTCTTCGGCGAGGAAGAGCACAAGGCGTTCGTCGGCTCCCAGGAACCTCCCGCCGTCGTGGATTTCAACGGCATCCGCACATCGATGCTGATCTGCTACGACGTCGAGTTCCCGGAAGCCGTGCGCGCGGCAGCGGGCCGCGGTGCGGAACTGTTGCTGGTACCCACGGCGTTATCCGCCGGCTTCGACAACGTGCCCCAGGTCCTCATCCGCGCGCGGGCGCTGGAGAGCCAACTGCATGTGGCCTACGCCAACCACTCCGGGCACGAGGACATCTACAACTTCCTTGGCGGAAGCGTCGTAGCCGGTCCCGATGGTTCATTGCTCGCCGCGGCGGGGGAGGGGGCTGCGTTGCTTTTCGCCGAGGTTGGAACGGAAGCTGTCAAAGCGGCCCGTGCCGAGGTCCCTTACTTGAAGGAACGCCGCCCGGACCTCTACGCGACATGGGAAGCTAGTCCGCGTCGAGGCTTCGCCGGCGCGCCTTGA